One Opitutaceae bacterium DNA segment encodes these proteins:
- a CDS encoding sugar porter family MFS transporter — MSPLLYVIFICAIAAFGGLLFGYDTAVISGATEAIQTRFALSDLSLGWVVSSALVGCVAGTLIAGWFADRFGRKLGLIVSGALFAACAVACAFAPTPEILTLARFIGGVGVGMASMVTPIYIAEVAPARIRGGLVTMNQIAIVSGMVLSYLANRMIVESGSPEWMVSTGWRWMLGMMLVPCLIFLVLTLWVPESPRWLAKRDRLSTARQVLGRILPMQEVETEFESIIASLRVEEGRMRELFLPGGRRITYMTMVLALFQAITGINIVMYYAPRIFLNAGIKTGDAYGHSIIIGLVMIFFTIVAMLIVDRVGRRPIMIAASAGMGISLFLMGLAFPTAETNGLMLLIYTLSFVSWFSVGMGGIYWVVVSEIFPNRVRGRAMALSVVFLWGGNFLVAQFFPYMLSALQGHVFNVFAFCCLLCFVFIIAFVPETKGRTLEAIERDYYLHNGGKSATHSGT, encoded by the coding sequence ATGTCTCCACTGCTCTACGTCATCTTCATCTGTGCCATCGCCGCCTTCGGCGGCTTGCTCTTCGGCTACGACACGGCGGTCATATCAGGCGCAACCGAGGCCATTCAGACGCGATTTGCGCTGAGTGACCTCTCGCTGGGCTGGGTCGTTTCCAGCGCCCTGGTCGGCTGCGTGGCCGGGACCTTGATCGCGGGCTGGTTCGCCGACCGTTTTGGCCGCAAGCTCGGACTGATTGTCTCGGGCGCCCTCTTCGCCGCCTGTGCGGTTGCCTGCGCTTTTGCCCCGACTCCGGAAATCCTCACGCTGGCGCGCTTCATTGGCGGCGTCGGTGTCGGCATGGCGTCAATGGTGACCCCCATCTACATTGCGGAAGTGGCGCCGGCACGCATTCGAGGCGGTCTGGTGACCATGAATCAAATCGCCATCGTCTCAGGCATGGTCCTGTCCTACCTCGCCAACCGGATGATCGTCGAATCGGGCAGTCCGGAGTGGATGGTCTCCACGGGCTGGCGCTGGATGCTGGGCATGATGCTTGTCCCATGCCTGATCTTTCTCGTGCTCACGCTCTGGGTTCCGGAAAGCCCGCGCTGGCTCGCCAAGCGCGACCGCCTCAGCACGGCCCGTCAGGTGCTCGGACGCATCCTGCCCATGCAGGAGGTGGAGACGGAATTCGAGTCGATCATCGCGAGCCTTCGCGTGGAGGAAGGACGGATGCGCGAGCTCTTTCTGCCTGGCGGCCGCCGCATCACCTACATGACCATGGTGCTGGCACTGTTCCAGGCCATCACCGGCATCAATATCGTGATGTACTACGCACCGCGGATTTTCCTGAACGCAGGCATCAAGACCGGCGACGCCTACGGTCACTCGATCATCATCGGTCTGGTCATGATTTTCTTCACCATCGTGGCCATGCTGATCGTCGACCGCGTCGGGCGGCGGCCTATCATGATCGCAGCATCCGCCGGCATGGGCATCTCGCTTTTCCTCATGGGACTCGCCTTCCCAACCGCCGAGACGAATGGCCTGATGCTCCTGATCTACACCTTGAGCTTCGTCTCGTGGTTCTCGGTTGGCATGGGAGGCATCTACTGGGTCGTGGTGTCCGAGATTTTCCCGAACCGCGTGCGGGGACGCGCCATGGCCCTTTCCGTCGTCTTCCTGTGGGGCGGCAACTTCCTGGTCGCGCAATTCTTCCCCTACATGCTTTCCGCACTGCAGGGACATGTCTTCAACGTCTTCGCGTTCTGCTGTCTGCTCTGTTTTGTGTTCATCATCGCATTCGTCCCTGAAACCAAGGGTCGCACCCTCGAGGCGATCGAGCGGGACTACTATCTTCACAACGGCGGAAAATCCGCGACGCATTCCGGAACCTGA
- a CDS encoding sulfatase, whose amino-acid sequence MIHFPAGFTAASRLHARAITGAVALAIALGLASSLGAAKTQRPNIVFILIDDMGYADLGCYGATDIRTPNIDRIAREGVKLDNFYANAPVCTPTRCAFITGRWQQRTGMEFAMGFAGEQVRKVNGAWVKEPDMNALGLPPTAPSIARLLKTAGYATACFGKWHLGYKDKYNPLNFGFDEYFGTLLGHADYYRHAYYDGTYELRDGMEIVHRPGRYVTDMINERATDFIRKHAREPFFLYVPHLAQHAPWQAPDHPDTPMVTRQSMYHGTRADYAAMLERVDLGVGMILAELERQGLARNTLVVLSSDNGGERLSDNRPLFHHKATLWEGGIRVPCVLRWPEVLPAGRTIHQMGITMDLTATFLAAAGVRLPADYHPDGMDILPMLSGKAPESERTFFWRIDRSNRKQWAARKGKWKYLNDGNSMDLLFNLETDLGERRNLYYEHPEIVSDLKARLKVWQDEMDASDRDLIIR is encoded by the coding sequence ATGATCCACTTCCCCGCTGGATTCACGGCAGCGAGTCGACTCCACGCTCGCGCAATCACTGGAGCAGTCGCCCTTGCCATCGCGCTCGGCCTCGCTTCCTCGCTCGGCGCTGCGAAGACGCAGCGCCCCAACATCGTTTTCATCCTGATCGATGACATGGGCTACGCCGACCTGGGCTGCTACGGGGCCACTGACATCCGGACACCCAATATCGACCGCATTGCCCGCGAGGGCGTCAAGTTGGACAACTTCTACGCGAACGCGCCGGTTTGCACCCCCACCCGCTGCGCATTCATCACCGGACGCTGGCAACAGCGGACGGGGATGGAATTCGCCATGGGCTTTGCCGGGGAGCAGGTGAGGAAGGTGAACGGCGCCTGGGTGAAGGAGCCGGACATGAACGCCCTGGGCCTTCCCCCGACCGCCCCCAGCATCGCGCGTTTGCTGAAGACCGCCGGATACGCCACCGCTTGCTTTGGCAAGTGGCACCTTGGCTACAAGGACAAATACAACCCCCTGAACTTTGGTTTCGACGAATATTTCGGCACGTTGCTTGGGCATGCTGACTATTACCGCCATGCCTACTACGACGGGACCTACGAACTTCGCGATGGCATGGAAATCGTGCACCGCCCCGGTCGCTACGTGACCGACATGATCAATGAGCGGGCGACTGACTTCATTCGAAAACACGCACGGGAGCCGTTCTTCCTCTATGTGCCGCATCTGGCGCAGCACGCGCCCTGGCAGGCGCCGGACCACCCCGACACGCCGATGGTGACCCGGCAAAGCATGTACCATGGCACGCGCGCCGACTATGCCGCGATGTTGGAACGAGTCGATCTCGGTGTGGGCATGATCCTCGCCGAACTCGAGCGCCAGGGACTCGCTAGGAATACCCTCGTGGTGCTCAGCAGCGACAATGGCGGCGAGCGCCTTTCAGACAACCGGCCGCTGTTTCACCACAAGGCAACCTTGTGGGAAGGCGGCATCCGCGTGCCCTGCGTCCTGCGCTGGCCGGAGGTCCTGCCCGCGGGCCGCACAATCCATCAGATGGGCATCACCATGGATCTGACCGCCACGTTCCTGGCCGCAGCGGGGGTCAGACTGCCGGCGGACTATCACCCTGACGGCATGGATATCCTGCCTATGCTGAGCGGAAAGGCGCCGGAATCGGAGCGCACGTTCTTCTGGCGCATCGATCGTTCCAATCGCAAGCAGTGGGCCGCCCGGAAGGGCAAGTGGAAATACCTGAACGATGGGAACTCCATGGACCTGCTTTTCAACCTCGAGACGGATCTCGGGGAGCGACGCAATCTGTACTATGAGCACCCGGAGATTGTGAGTGACCTCAAGGCCCGGCTCAAAGTCTGGCAGGACGAAATGGACGCAAGCGATCGCGACTTGATAATTCGCTGA
- a CDS encoding Ldh family oxidoreductase yields the protein MKPDASSNVTTATAENLEQWGRRCLRRFGMTEAHATFATRSLVQTSLWGIDSHGIARLPHYLSRFEAGSLNPKPKMAYASSGPCTGNLDGDHGLGLVVCERATLEAIAMAKRSGLGFVGVRNSSHCGSIGLYGRMIAEAGLIGLAFTHSDAFVAPHHGYQKFLGTNPICIAAPCTDRPPVCLDMATSAAAWNKVMNARREGLDIAPDLAYDASGKPTSDPDAVACLKPMAGHKGYALAMMIELLCGPLNGAPWGPNITPMYGDLKQRRFLGSFIGAIDPKRFHGGSTFQDNVRDLAACAREQASSDPEQPVLAPGDDHYACEELRRRQGIPIEPGLADEIAAWSAKLDVPEPTLNGSRD from the coding sequence GTGAAGCCAGACGCCTCCTCCAACGTAACCACCGCAACCGCGGAAAATCTCGAGCAATGGGGCCGGCGCTGTCTGCGCCGCTTCGGCATGACCGAAGCCCATGCCACGTTTGCCACCCGGAGTCTCGTGCAAACGAGCCTCTGGGGCATTGATTCGCACGGGATTGCCCGGCTGCCCCATTACTTGAGCCGCTTCGAAGCCGGCTCGCTCAATCCAAAGCCTAAGATGGCCTATGCATCGTCCGGGCCCTGCACGGGAAATCTCGACGGTGACCACGGTCTGGGACTCGTTGTGTGCGAGCGCGCCACCTTGGAGGCGATTGCCATGGCCAAACGCAGCGGACTGGGCTTTGTCGGCGTGCGCAATTCCTCGCACTGCGGCTCAATCGGACTCTACGGAAGAATGATCGCCGAGGCAGGTCTCATTGGCCTGGCTTTCACCCACTCCGACGCCTTCGTCGCTCCCCACCACGGCTACCAGAAATTCCTCGGCACAAATCCCATTTGCATCGCCGCCCCCTGCACGGACCGCCCGCCCGTATGCCTGGACATGGCAACGAGCGCCGCTGCATGGAACAAGGTCATGAACGCACGCCGGGAGGGCCTCGACATCGCACCCGACCTTGCCTACGACGCATCCGGAAAGCCGACCAGCGATCCCGACGCCGTGGCCTGCCTGAAGCCCATGGCCGGACACAAGGGATATGCGCTGGCCATGATGATCGAGCTGCTGTGTGGTCCGCTCAACGGCGCACCGTGGGGCCCGAACATTACGCCCATGTATGGGGACTTGAAGCAGCGCCGCTTTCTGGGATCCTTCATCGGTGCGATCGATCCGAAGCGATTCCACGGTGGATCGACTTTCCAGGACAACGTGCGGGATCTCGCCGCCTGCGCACGCGAACAGGCCAGCTCCGATCCGGAACAGCCCGTGCTGGCACCGGGAGACGACCACTACGCCTGCGAGGAGCTGCGTCGTCGCCAGGGGATTCCGATTGAACCCGGGCTCGCCGACGAAATCGCCGCATGGAGCGCCAAACTGGATGTGCCTGAGCCCACACTGAACGGCTCTCGTGACTGA
- a CDS encoding sulfatase-like hydrolase/transferase — protein MRLISCLPLVSLLAVAMTAWSPAAAGAASRPNVVLIVSDDMGYADLPGFGMNMGIPMPQMDRLRTGGVSFTNAYASAPICVVSRMGMYTGRNQARWGVYENVYDGNPAYIKFQREKTIASYFKEAGYATSLVGKWHLSGNGNILDQPPDFLPDAKGFDEITIIPGGMSSYQPGTLLYRKGGSFIPAPEHLTDYFGHLAADFIQRKKDEPFFLLLAFNAVHAPLHALEKDIEEFGSLKGYDSGTYVPELAVANRNVRRDREVYSGMMRAFDRNIGRVLDALSQAGVSGETLVVYVNDNGGPALDTPVHSYNEASNLPYRGGKFDCLEGGIRVPMVISWPGHIPTSRRYGTFTGLTSSLDILPTVLAACGISAPKDRPLDGTNLIPFLNQTPVSDPHNSLCWQGFFLDEKNTGQAAIRQGKWKLHQYASVVAGPRLEDWALYDLTADPGEKRDLSRDHPGKVKELDDDWRKWKAEMQPLALAKSK, from the coding sequence ATGCGCCTGATATCCTGTCTCCCTCTTGTCTCCCTGCTGGCCGTCGCGATGACTGCATGGTCTCCCGCGGCGGCCGGAGCCGCGTCGCGGCCAAACGTGGTCTTGATCGTGAGCGACGACATGGGCTATGCGGATCTGCCTGGCTTCGGAATGAACATGGGAATACCGATGCCCCAGATGGACCGACTTCGCACCGGTGGAGTCTCCTTCACCAACGCCTACGCTTCCGCACCCATCTGCGTTGTTTCACGCATGGGAATGTACACCGGCCGCAATCAAGCCCGCTGGGGCGTGTATGAGAACGTTTACGACGGCAATCCCGCCTACATAAAGTTCCAGCGGGAGAAGACCATCGCCAGCTATTTCAAGGAGGCGGGCTATGCGACGTCGCTCGTTGGCAAATGGCATTTGTCGGGCAATGGAAACATCTTGGATCAGCCGCCAGACTTTCTTCCGGATGCCAAGGGATTCGATGAAATCACGATCATCCCCGGTGGCATGTCGAGCTATCAGCCGGGCACGCTACTCTACCGCAAGGGTGGTTCTTTCATTCCTGCGCCGGAGCATCTGACAGATTATTTCGGGCACCTGGCGGCGGACTTCATACAAAGAAAGAAGGACGAGCCCTTCTTCCTTCTGCTCGCGTTCAACGCCGTGCACGCGCCGCTGCATGCCTTGGAAAAGGACATCGAGGAATTCGGCAGCCTGAAGGGTTATGACAGTGGCACCTATGTGCCGGAGCTCGCGGTGGCGAATCGCAACGTCCGCCGGGACCGGGAGGTATACAGCGGCATGATGCGCGCTTTCGACCGGAACATCGGTCGGGTGCTGGATGCCTTGAGTCAGGCGGGAGTGTCGGGTGAAACACTGGTTGTCTATGTCAACGACAATGGAGGACCCGCGCTGGATACTCCGGTCCATTCCTACAATGAGGCCTCAAACCTGCCCTATCGTGGAGGCAAGTTTGACTGCCTTGAGGGAGGAATCCGCGTGCCCATGGTGATCAGCTGGCCGGGGCACATTCCCACCTCCCGAAGATATGGAACGTTCACCGGACTGACCAGCAGCCTCGACATACTCCCAACGGTGCTCGCGGCATGCGGTATCTCGGCACCCAAGGACAGGCCTCTGGACGGCACCAATCTCATCCCGTTTCTCAATCAAACGCCCGTCAGCGACCCGCACAATTCACTGTGCTGGCAGGGATTCTTCCTGGATGAGAAAAACACCGGGCAGGCCGCGATCCGTCAGGGGAAATGGAAGCTCCACCAGTACGCATCCGTTGTGGCCGGGCCGCGCCTTGAGGACTGGGCGCTTTACGATCTCACGGCCGATCCCGGCGAAAAGAGAGACCTTTCAAGAGATCATCCGGGCAAGGTGAAGGAACTGGACGACGATTGGAGAAAGTGGAAGGCGGAGATGCAGCCGCTCGCCCTTGCCAAATCCAAATGA
- a CDS encoding TonB-dependent receptor plug domain-containing protein: MTPHHVQRFAPSWSINQAGFRNLMAAAALVATTLDIAAQATVTKSLPQDSSPADDEVISLSPFSVNASDDVGYGSTTTGSSSRLKQAYIDTPQVTSVVTSELMKDAGLYDSSTAITFVPNVSTWRTSDLQSFNIRGIGTNTLYMDGFFGHALLFIDTAFTDRVEVVKGPSTTAFGRGDPAGFINYVSKRPQFREGTRASAMAGTGGPRDTFRFTVDRNGLLGDKGTTAYRFVGLYTRGSGTRDGSEFDRKGALLSVDHRFKDRGELQFTSNYFVNNSAGTVGNLSFSDATLQRAFRSTIVGGPVVPFLGVDDTFNYDGTGFKSDYVGATVVLNYKLGEKWNTRQAFNYAESTLYGIGSAGNVASVRSGPNGLLVTLPANLNDKYNRGWSYQADFLYETTGKFLNSKYSLLFGGDASDGASFSSAQAATGVGTQLLLAFNPHVPLNFPSPTRSIGSQTSGLTWSPYVQVQDSLFDGRLQITAAVRYIYFDQEGLTLATGAVSPIKYRSPLLPTYSILYKPVRWLSVYALKSKYQNRPSFRPQYTGVGGAQIPPGDPRLGLTITTQPTTELTEFGIKGSIFKEKINFSLAYFEVDNTGVGRFATLPDPVLGSVIYNFASQDVVKGWEIEIFGQPTRNITLMLGAGFLDSHANVPVAGGQIFDLAYPNNPNTVHGNIKYSFGPKAREGFSMVAGAKSILSGWSANVNSVGSLGNLPYPKTVTLANFGLEYGFRGGRDSISLRVSNAFHRHAVVAGSYVGAAQGRQVFLSYDKQF; encoded by the coding sequence ATGACACCCCATCATGTTCAGCGATTCGCTCCCAGTTGGTCCATAAACCAGGCTGGATTCCGCAATCTCATGGCAGCGGCGGCGCTTGTCGCCACCACCTTGGACATAGCCGCGCAGGCGACCGTTACCAAGTCCCTCCCCCAGGATTCATCCCCCGCCGACGATGAGGTCATCAGTTTGTCGCCCTTCTCGGTCAATGCATCCGATGACGTTGGATATGGCTCGACAACCACGGGATCGAGCAGCCGCCTCAAGCAGGCCTACATCGACACGCCACAGGTCACCTCAGTCGTGACCAGCGAGTTGATGAAGGATGCCGGACTCTATGATTCGTCAACGGCGATCACTTTTGTTCCCAACGTCTCGACGTGGCGCACCTCGGATCTCCAATCCTTCAATATTCGTGGCATCGGTACAAACACCCTCTACATGGACGGATTTTTCGGCCATGCCCTCCTGTTCATCGACACCGCGTTCACAGATCGGGTCGAAGTCGTGAAAGGGCCGAGTACAACCGCGTTTGGCCGAGGCGATCCGGCCGGTTTCATCAACTATGTCTCAAAGCGTCCGCAATTCAGGGAGGGCACTCGGGCGAGTGCCATGGCGGGCACCGGAGGCCCCCGGGACACTTTCCGCTTCACCGTCGATCGCAACGGCCTTCTTGGCGACAAGGGGACCACCGCCTATCGTTTTGTCGGCCTCTATACGCGGGGCAGTGGTACACGGGATGGCAGCGAGTTCGACCGAAAGGGAGCGCTCCTCTCGGTGGATCACCGGTTCAAGGACAGAGGTGAGCTTCAATTCACAAGCAACTACTTCGTCAACAACTCCGCGGGTACGGTCGGCAACCTCAGTTTCAGCGATGCGACGCTCCAGCGCGCATTCCGGTCGACCATAGTGGGTGGTCCGGTTGTCCCCTTCCTCGGGGTTGATGACACGTTCAACTACGATGGCACGGGATTCAAATCGGACTACGTTGGGGCGACTGTGGTGCTGAACTACAAGCTGGGTGAAAAGTGGAACACCCGGCAGGCCTTCAACTATGCCGAGTCCACACTCTACGGAATCGGCTCCGCAGGGAATGTGGCATCGGTCCGGAGCGGGCCGAACGGTCTGCTGGTCACGCTTCCGGCGAACCTGAACGACAAATACAACCGCGGCTGGTCCTATCAGGCGGACTTTCTCTACGAGACCACGGGGAAATTCCTAAACAGCAAATACAGTCTGCTCTTCGGCGGCGACGCATCGGACGGCGCGTCATTCAGTTCGGCGCAGGCTGCGACGGGAGTGGGCACACAGCTCCTCCTTGCCTTCAACCCGCACGTACCGCTGAATTTTCCCTCTCCCACGCGGTCGATCGGCTCACAGACCAGTGGACTTACCTGGAGCCCGTACGTGCAGGTTCAGGACTCGCTGTTCGATGGAAGACTCCAGATCACGGCCGCGGTGCGCTACATCTATTTTGACCAGGAGGGCCTCACCCTCGCCACCGGCGCCGTATCGCCCATCAAGTATCGCTCACCCCTGCTGCCCACCTACTCAATCCTCTACAAGCCGGTCCGCTGGCTGTCGGTCTATGCATTGAAATCCAAGTATCAGAACCGTCCGAGTTTCCGACCGCAGTACACAGGGGTGGGTGGCGCGCAGATTCCACCCGGCGACCCGAGGCTCGGACTCACCATCACGACCCAGCCCACCACCGAGCTGACCGAGTTCGGAATCAAGGGTTCGATCTTCAAGGAGAAGATCAATTTCAGCCTGGCATACTTCGAAGTGGACAACACCGGTGTCGGTCGCTTTGCCACACTTCCGGATCCCGTCCTGGGTTCGGTCATTTACAACTTTGCCAGCCAGGATGTCGTGAAGGGATGGGAGATCGAGATCTTCGGACAGCCGACCAGGAATATCACGCTCATGCTCGGAGCCGGATTTCTGGACAGCCATGCCAATGTGCCTGTGGCGGGCGGCCAGATCTTCGACCTCGCCTATCCGAACAATCCCAACACGGTGCACGGCAACATCAAGTACTCGTTCGGCCCGAAGGCCCGCGAGGGCTTTTCGATGGTGGCGGGCGCCAAGTCGATCCTGTCGGGCTGGAGCGCCAACGTGAACAGTGTGGGGTCCTTGGGAAATCTGCCATATCCCAAGACAGTGACGCTGGCCAACTTCGGCTTGGAATATGGTTTTCGCGGTGGCAGGGACTCAATCAGTCTGCGAGTAAGCAACGCATTTCACCGTCATGCAGTGGTGGCGGGTTCCTATGTTGGTGCGGCTCAGGGGCGCCAGGTGTTTCTCAGTTACGACAAGCAGTTCTAA
- a CDS encoding TonB-dependent receptor plug domain-containing protein: MNKSAPSRRATLANSRILRSLRLAGIAGALSPLLLAQAPASRQTEDASTTDRDQETISLSPFSVTASNDVGYGAGTEGSSGRLRIPYLDSAQTSTIVTSELMEDFGLSDSAQAMLFIPNAEVNRTQDVQTFNIRGLNTTGLYMDGFFAHSLTFIDTAFFDRIEVVKGPSSVGFGRGDPAGFINFVSKRPQYNRRTLLTLSAGTGGPRPNYRAVLDHNGFFGKSQKTAYRFVAQYGGGSTTRVGSEFERRGALLAVDHKFGDAGDLSVTAHYFQNNSGYAVGNLSFSDPTLQYAFRSTITVDQKVPVHSVDTTFNFAGTGTEADYALLSGILNLRLGRHWNIRQAAKYSESQNTSQGTAGNVSSVRRRASDGQLIFTQSAARHFASSKSLSYQLDMLFEQSSKFLDSNYSLLFGGDISYDRNVGQSQAAVANGYQTQLYLAFNPNTPITFPTIPLSQTGSHTDGINWSPYVQAQANFLDKKFQATAAARYVYQDVDSVSNVTGRVTPIKNRTPLLPMASLLYKPTKNISLYALWSKFEQQQTVVTTYVIPGGGQLPITDPRSQLISIRKPTTELKELGIKTMLFDGKLTLSGAIYRTENSGVGRLALLPDPTYGSVQYNFTSVDVLKGYEVQIAGRVTNHLTIMLGGGIQKTEAQVPAPPSGDIVNLPYPGNADNVSVNIKYSFESKPRRGLTLIAGAKSFLKGWSANANNVPALKDLPYPDTVTVATLSARYGFRDGRDSLTLRVNNAFHKEAVVAGGYLAAVSGRLFTLEYTKEF, translated from the coding sequence ATGAATAAATCAGCTCCATCGCGTCGCGCAACGTTGGCGAACTCCAGGATACTGCGGAGTTTGCGGCTGGCTGGAATTGCCGGCGCGCTCAGCCCCCTGCTCCTGGCGCAGGCACCCGCTTCAAGACAGACCGAGGACGCCAGCACCACCGATCGCGATCAGGAGACAATCAGCCTGTCTCCATTTTCTGTGACTGCCTCCAACGACGTCGGCTACGGCGCGGGCACTGAAGGCTCCAGCGGCAGATTGCGAATCCCGTACCTGGATTCTGCGCAGACAAGCACGATCGTGACCAGCGAGCTCATGGAGGATTTTGGCCTGTCCGATTCCGCCCAGGCCATGCTCTTCATCCCGAATGCGGAGGTGAATCGGACGCAGGATGTCCAGACCTTCAACATTCGCGGCCTCAACACCACGGGCCTCTACATGGACGGCTTCTTTGCGCACAGCCTGACGTTCATCGACACCGCGTTCTTTGACCGCATCGAGGTCGTCAAGGGACCCAGTTCGGTCGGGTTCGGACGGGGTGATCCGGCCGGATTCATCAACTTTGTCTCAAAGCGCCCCCAATACAATCGGCGCACCCTGCTCACCCTTTCCGCCGGAACAGGCGGTCCCAGACCCAACTATCGCGCGGTTCTTGACCACAATGGCTTCTTCGGGAAGAGCCAAAAAACCGCTTATCGTTTTGTGGCGCAATATGGAGGGGGAAGCACCACCCGGGTTGGCAGCGAATTTGAGCGAAGGGGAGCGCTCCTTGCGGTGGACCACAAATTTGGCGACGCGGGCGATTTGTCGGTCACCGCCCACTACTTCCAGAACAATTCCGGATATGCCGTGGGAAACCTGAGTTTCAGCGACCCCACCTTGCAATATGCTTTTCGCTCCACGATCACCGTCGACCAGAAGGTGCCGGTGCACAGTGTCGACACTACATTCAATTTCGCCGGTACGGGAACCGAGGCCGACTATGCGCTCCTCTCGGGCATCCTGAACCTGAGGCTTGGCAGGCACTGGAACATCCGCCAGGCCGCGAAGTATTCGGAATCGCAGAATACCTCACAAGGCACCGCGGGGAATGTTTCCTCGGTGCGGCGCAGGGCTTCCGACGGACAACTTATCTTCACCCAGAGCGCGGCAAGGCACTTTGCGAGCAGCAAGAGTCTCTCCTACCAGCTCGACATGCTCTTTGAACAGTCGAGCAAGTTTCTCGACAGCAATTACAGCCTGCTGTTTGGAGGAGACATCAGCTACGACCGGAATGTCGGACAATCCCAGGCGGCGGTCGCGAACGGGTATCAGACCCAGTTGTACCTGGCGTTCAATCCAAACACGCCGATCACTTTTCCAACCATTCCCCTGTCGCAAACAGGATCGCACACCGACGGCATCAACTGGAGCCCCTATGTCCAGGCTCAGGCAAACTTTCTGGACAAGAAATTCCAGGCGACGGCCGCGGCCAGATATGTCTACCAGGATGTTGATTCGGTGAGCAATGTGACCGGCAGGGTTACACCCATCAAAAACCGGACGCCGCTTCTCCCCATGGCTTCGCTGCTCTACAAGCCGACGAAGAACATTTCGCTCTATGCACTCTGGTCGAAGTTCGAGCAGCAGCAAACGGTGGTGACGACCTACGTCATTCCTGGAGGGGGGCAGCTTCCCATCACCGATCCGCGTTCGCAGTTGATCAGCATTCGAAAGCCCACCACTGAGTTGAAGGAACTTGGAATCAAGACAATGCTCTTTGACGGAAAACTCACCTTGTCGGGCGCAATCTACCGGACGGAGAACAGCGGAGTGGGGCGCCTCGCCCTGCTGCCGGATCCCACCTACGGCTCGGTGCAGTACAACTTCACCAGCGTGGACGTGCTCAAAGGTTATGAAGTTCAGATTGCGGGGCGGGTGACGAATCATCTCACGATCATGCTCGGTGGGGGAATCCAGAAAACCGAAGCCCAGGTGCCGGCCCCTCCGAGTGGCGATATCGTCAATCTTCCCTATCCCGGAAATGCCGACAATGTCTCCGTGAACATCAAGTATTCCTTTGAGTCCAAACCGCGCAGAGGCCTGACCCTGATTGCAGGCGCCAAGAGTTTCCTGAAGGGATGGAGCGCAAATGCCAACAACGTGCCGGCTCTGAAAGATCTTCCCTATCCGGATACCGTGACCGTCGCCACCCTTTCTGCAAGATACGGATTTCGCGACGGGCGCGACAGTCTGACGCTCAGGGTCAACAATGCCTTCCACAAGGAAGCAGTCGTTGCCGGGGGCTACCTCGCGGCTGTGAGCGGACGCCTTTTCACACTTGAATACACCAAGGAGTTCTGA